In Vigna unguiculata cultivar IT97K-499-35 chromosome 3, ASM411807v1, whole genome shotgun sequence, a single genomic region encodes these proteins:
- the LOC114176556 gene encoding uncharacterized protein LOC114176556: MVLWEITLATAYFLGLKRTYRLALRIQRRILAPKIRPFVHRRTRAVFSVALKANQSIQERDITFGRNMGNYILQRLNRMKPMAQTPGGSPSIGAHRPSLQMTKLASSFSNSKASSYYQLFKRKSGKQSTWFQQQSIWSKPFPSIVKMMRPRSLAGTTTDCRHLNVNASHAFRPNYRVNWPGHGIRKDIMQWMVRN, encoded by the exons ATGGTGTTATGGGAGATTACCCTTGCCACTGCCTATTTTTTGGGCCTCAAGCGAACCTACAGGCTCGCCCTCAGGATTCAGCGTAGGATCCTAGCCCCAAAGATCCGTCCATTTGTTCATCg ACGAACACGAGCTGTGTTCAGTGTAGCACTGAAAGCTAATCAGAGCATTCAAGAAAGAGACATTACATTTGGTAGGAATATGGGAAACTACATTTTGCAGCGGCTAAATAGAATGAAACCAATGGCTCAAACTCCGGGTGGATCACCCTCCATTGGTGCTCATCGCCCAAGTTTACAAATGACAAAGCTTGCATCAAGTTTTTCCAACAGCAAAGCTTCTAGTTACTATCAATTATTCAAGAGGAAATCAGGTAAACAAAGCACCTGGTTCCAACAACAAAGCATATGGTCAAAGCCTTTCCCCTCCATTGTAAAGATGATGCGGCCTCGAAGTCTTGCTGGGACTACCACCGATTGCAGGCACCTCAATGTCAATGCTTCTCATGCTTTTAGGCCAAACTACAGAGTAAATTGGCCAGGTCATGGCATTAGGAAGGACATAATGCAATGGATGGTGCGAAACTAA